A window of Xyrauchen texanus isolate HMW12.3.18 chromosome 10, RBS_HiC_50CHRs, whole genome shotgun sequence contains these coding sequences:
- the LOC127650606 gene encoding protein S100-A1-like, producing the protein MPSELEKTMESLIMVFHRYAGKEGSHGSLTRRELRTLMENELAAFLKSQKDPTTVDRIMRDLDANGDGEVNFEEFVSLVVGLSIACEKCYRMQLKKTRSWK; encoded by the exons ATGCCATCTGAACTAGAGAAGACCATGGAGTCCCTCATCATGGTGTTCCACCGGTACGCTGGGAAAGAAGGGAGCCATGGATCCCTGACCCGCCGAGAGCTCCGAACTCTGATGGAGAATGAACTAGCTGCGTTTCTCAAG TCTCAGAAAGACCCTACAACAGTAGACAGAATTATGAGAGACCTGGATGCCAATGGAGACGGAGAAGTGAACTTTGAAGAGTTTGTGTCGCTTGTAGTGGGTCTATCCATCGCCTGTGAGAAGTGCTACCGGATGCAATTAAAGAAGACACGAAGCTGGAAATGA